The following coding sequences lie in one Treponema sp. OMZ 790 genomic window:
- a CDS encoding flagellar basal body-associated FliL family protein, translated as MADNDLMDDDDIQENMSSSVDTKKRGAGLIPMLIKWVAIVLVALIFIVTVVVITMNIRDKKGASHSISPVSEEYRETRDVFQWYQAIGILKVHTADRIPATLIVDVALGYTNNDKSTPQELSARKVEIIDFLRSYFKNKTTAELKQEEKIKIEIKHEINDNVLTKNKIKDVRFTQYDIVEQ; from the coding sequence ATGGCTGATAATGACTTAATGGATGACGATGATATTCAGGAAAACATGAGTTCATCTGTAGACACCAAAAAACGAGGTGCAGGTCTTATACCCATGTTGATAAAATGGGTTGCTATTGTATTGGTTGCTCTAATTTTCATTGTTACCGTTGTTGTTATTACAATGAACATAAGAGATAAGAAGGGTGCATCTCATTCAATATCCCCCGTTTCTGAAGAATATCGGGAAACAAGGGATGTTTTTCAATGGTATCAGGCAATCGGTATTTTGAAAGTACATACGGCCGATAGAATTCCTGCAACTTTGATAGTTGATGTTGCATTGGGATATACCAATAACGATAAGTCGACACCTCAGGAACTTTCTGCAAGAAAGGTCGAAATAATAGACTTTTTACGTTCCTATTTTAAGAACAAAACTACGGCAGAATTAAAACAGGAAGAAAAAATAAAGATTGAAATAAAGCACGAAATAAACGATAATGTACTTACAAAAAATAAAATAAAGGATGTTCGCTTCACGCAATACGACATTGTTGAACAATAA
- the fliO gene encoding flagellar biosynthetic protein FliO, with amino-acid sequence MRLRKKLSFVLFFLFSVLLFAEGDSPSTGDEALPSESGILLDADTEKTTDRTEDLPSRNETGFDLNVAERSQSSVSVLLRILISLLVVCILAYVVLKFIKKYSTTFSSEDPYLKSVASINLAQGKSIHVITLGEKAYLVGVTDSSINMIGEVEDKILVDTMNLEAERRSSLPKRDFASMLSSVFKNTKNNGIDVNFFEAQRERLNNAAKGQPEERE; translated from the coding sequence ATGAGGTTAAGAAAAAAACTTTCTTTTGTTCTTTTCTTTTTGTTTTCGGTCTTGTTGTTTGCTGAAGGTGACAGTCCTTCTACAGGTGATGAGGCCTTACCTTCCGAGTCGGGTATTTTGCTGGATGCAGATACGGAAAAGACTACGGATAGAACAGAAGATTTACCTTCAAGAAATGAGACAGGCTTTGATTTGAATGTTGCAGAAAGATCTCAATCTTCTGTTTCCGTTCTTTTGCGTATACTTATTTCTTTGCTGGTTGTATGTATTTTAGCTTACGTTGTACTTAAATTCATAAAAAAATATTCGACAACTTTTTCTTCTGAAGATCCTTATTTAAAAAGCGTTGCTTCAATCAACCTTGCTCAAGGTAAAAGTATCCATGTAATCACATTGGGCGAAAAAGCCTATCTTGTAGGAGTTACCGATTCTTCAATAAACATGATAGGAGAAGTTGAAGATAAAATTTTGGTCGATACCATGAATTTGGAAGCCGAACGGCGCAGTTCCTTGCCCAAACGGGATTTTGCTTCTATGCTTTCGTCGGTTTTTAAAAACACAAAAAATAACGGCATTGATGTCAATTTTTTTGAAGCGCAAAGAGAAAGATTAAATAATGCCGCAAAAGGACAGCCGGAGGAAAGAGAATGA
- a CDS encoding motility protein A, translating to MDIASFIGIFGGLGVVAFGAFLGGSAGGLIHLPSMFITMGGSYMCLFLTYPLSYTIGIFKVVGRVFKVTDYGEKALVQRFVALSEKSRRAGLLALEEEIEDFEDPFMRSGLRNVVDGIDGEAIRSLMENELNQMEERHNTWVSLVNAWATLAPGFGMLGTVIGLIGMLLNLDDKSALGPNMATALVTTFYGSLMQNWLLVPIATKLIYQNNMEVKSKEMIIEGVLGIQAGDNPRILAQRLVTYLTPSDRKAIEAEVLKD from the coding sequence ATGGATATAGCGTCGTTTATAGGAATATTCGGAGGTTTAGGAGTTGTTGCATTTGGTGCCTTCCTAGGCGGTTCAGCCGGAGGTCTTATTCATTTGCCTTCAATGTTCATTACAATGGGCGGCTCCTACATGTGTCTTTTTTTAACCTATCCTTTATCTTACACAATAGGAATTTTTAAAGTTGTAGGAAGGGTTTTTAAAGTAACCGATTACGGCGAAAAAGCTCTGGTTCAACGCTTCGTAGCTCTTTCCGAAAAAAGCCGCCGTGCGGGTCTTCTTGCATTGGAAGAAGAAATCGAAGATTTTGAAGATCCCTTTATGCGTTCCGGTTTGCGTAACGTAGTTGACGGTATAGACGGTGAAGCTATCCGCTCCCTTATGGAAAATGAACTTAACCAAATGGAAGAAAGACACAATACGTGGGTTTCTTTGGTAAATGCTTGGGCGACTCTTGCGCCCGGTTTTGGTATGTTGGGAACGGTTATTGGTCTTATAGGTATGTTGTTAAACTTGGACGATAAAAGCGCTCTAGGTCCTAACATGGCTACGGCTCTTGTTACCACCTTTTACGGTTCACTTATGCAAAACTGGTTATTGGTTCCTATAGCAACAAAACTTATATATCAAAATAATATGGAAGTAAAATCAAAGGAAATGATTATAGAAGGAGTTTTGGGAATTCAAGCCGGAGATAACCCAAGAATTTTGGCTCAAAGACTTGTTACATATTTGACTCCTTCCGATAGAAAAGCAATTGAGGCGGAAGTCCTAAAGGATTAA
- a CDS encoding peptide ABC transporter substrate-binding protein: MKTIKIIFLAAFVLLFFACGGNKKIDGPKVVTASLGAEPSILDAAKASDRYSFIVLDYINENLTDILTEDNGERKVLPALAESWTHNADYTEWTFKLREAYWSDGVKIRAEDFVYSIRRIINAESASPMAMYYDYIKNAQAILKGKLDYSEIGIKVLDEKTLQIITENPIKNLHEFAAKIPPQREDIINQFGLSYGSEAEKIICSGAFKIKTWVHNSKIELVKNDKFWNAERVKIDALTFKIINEENAALGELLNGSIDIANAYSISWINKLKKENRFAEIHGVDSRVQYIFMNQKDKLFSNKKIRQALSASLDRKEICTDLFDDIYKPAYGFVSIATELEGKNYRSLAGEPIQELIKKVSDPKSHFIEGLKELGLGDDPSKITISIMFPSHESSKFDEYLQNRLSSVLGVNVELDKIEGTVFKKRNKSLDYQVGFKSWGGGIDTPARYLDLFLPGNKIVPIGWENKEYTDLVQKAKKSSDFNEQLECFKKAEMILLADECGIAPYANQTYNIFMQKRLKGVKQFYPGTYNLKYAFVE, translated from the coding sequence ATGAAGACTATAAAAATTATTTTTCTTGCAGCATTCGTGCTGCTTTTTTTTGCCTGCGGAGGCAATAAAAAAATTGATGGGCCCAAAGTTGTTACGGCCTCATTGGGTGCAGAACCGAGTATTTTGGATGCTGCAAAGGCTTCGGATAGGTATTCTTTTATAGTGCTGGACTATATAAACGAAAACCTTACCGATATCTTAACCGAAGATAATGGGGAAAGAAAGGTTCTTCCGGCCCTTGCCGAGTCTTGGACTCATAATGCCGATTATACCGAATGGACTTTTAAATTGCGTGAGGCCTATTGGTCTGACGGCGTAAAGATAAGGGCTGAAGACTTTGTGTACAGTATTCGCCGTATCATCAATGCCGAATCTGCCTCTCCCATGGCAATGTACTACGACTATATCAAAAATGCCCAAGCCATTTTAAAAGGAAAACTGGATTATTCCGAAATAGGCATCAAGGTCCTTGACGAAAAAACTCTTCAAATTATAACTGAAAATCCCATAAAAAATCTTCATGAATTTGCTGCAAAAATTCCTCCCCAGAGGGAAGATATTATAAACCAATTCGGATTATCCTATGGAAGTGAGGCCGAAAAAATAATTTGCAGCGGGGCCTTTAAGATAAAAACTTGGGTACATAACAGCAAGATTGAGCTCGTTAAAAACGATAAATTTTGGAATGCCGAAAGGGTAAAAATAGATGCTCTTACATTTAAAATAATAAATGAAGAAAATGCCGCCTTAGGCGAACTTTTAAACGGAAGCATCGATATTGCAAATGCTTATTCCATAAGCTGGATAAACAAGCTAAAAAAAGAAAACCGCTTTGCCGAAATACACGGAGTTGACAGCCGAGTTCAATATATTTTTATGAATCAAAAGGATAAGCTATTTTCAAACAAAAAAATTCGTCAAGCTCTTTCGGCAAGTCTTGACCGCAAAGAAATTTGCACGGACTTGTTTGACGATATTTATAAACCGGCCTACGGCTTTGTTTCGATTGCAACCGAGCTTGAAGGTAAAAATTACCGCAGTCTTGCAGGTGAGCCGATTCAGGAATTGATAAAAAAAGTATCTGATCCTAAATCTCATTTTATTGAAGGCTTAAAAGAGCTCGGACTTGGGGATGACCCGTCAAAAATAACGATTTCTATAATGTTCCCATCACACGAAAGTTCCAAGTTTGACGAATATTTACAAAATCGTCTTTCAAGCGTACTTGGAGTAAATGTAGAGCTTGATAAAATTGAGGGAACGGTCTTTAAAAAACGGAATAAGAGCTTGGACTATCAGGTTGGTTTTAAATCCTGGGGAGGCGGCATTGATACGCCGGCAAGATATCTGGATCTTTTTTTACCCGGCAACAAAATTGTTCCGATAGGCTGGGAAAATAAGGAGTATACAGACTTGGTTCAAAAGGCAAAGAAAAGCTCCGATTTTAACGAACAGTTGGAATGTTTTAAAAAAGCGGAAATGATTTTATTGGCCGACGAATGCGGAATTGCTCCCTATGCAAACCAGACCTATAATATCTTTATGCAAAAAAGATTAAAAGGAGTTAAACAGTTTTATCCGGGTACCTATAATCTAAAGTACGCCTTTGTTGAATAA
- the fliM gene encoding flagellar motor switch protein FliM — MTEVLSQDEIDQLLTAISSGDTDTEDFRAVNDTRKIKIYDFKRPDKFSKEQMRTVQMMHETFARLTTTSLSAQLRSMAHVHVATVEQLTYEEFIRSIPTPTTLAIINMDPLRASALLEIDPSVTFSIIDRLFGGKGQGSKVQRELTEIESSVMEGVIVRILANMREAWTTVVDLRPRLGNIDTNPQFVQIVTPSEMVLLVTLETKVGEEEGMMNICLPYITLEPIISKLSTQFWFSSVRRASTGQYAAAIKDKLSSVEVDMVAEVGSLDVSIRDVLNLRAGDVVRLPNVRVGDPFKLTVGSRPKFSCQPGVKGKKLAVQILEKIEDISGDEFEELTSEGDELYE, encoded by the coding sequence ATGACAGAAGTTCTTTCGCAGGATGAAATAGATCAGCTTCTCACCGCAATAAGCTCAGGGGATACGGATACTGAAGATTTTCGTGCCGTTAACGATACCCGTAAAATAAAAATTTACGACTTCAAACGTCCCGATAAATTTTCTAAAGAGCAGATGAGGACGGTACAGATGATGCATGAAACCTTTGCCCGTCTCACAACCACCTCTCTTTCGGCTCAGCTGCGAAGCATGGCTCATGTTCACGTAGCAACTGTAGAACAGCTTACGTATGAAGAATTTATAAGATCAATACCTACGCCGACGACCTTGGCGATTATCAACATGGATCCTTTAAGGGCAAGTGCTCTTTTGGAAATAGACCCTTCGGTTACCTTTTCGATTATAGACCGCTTGTTCGGCGGTAAAGGACAGGGCTCAAAGGTTCAAAGAGAATTGACCGAAATCGAAAGCTCGGTTATGGAAGGAGTTATAGTCCGTATCCTTGCAAATATGAGGGAAGCATGGACTACCGTAGTCGATTTACGTCCCCGTTTGGGAAACATAGATACCAACCCGCAATTTGTTCAGATTGTAACCCCTTCGGAAATGGTTCTTTTGGTAACCTTGGAAACCAAAGTCGGTGAAGAAGAAGGAATGATGAATATCTGTCTTCCTTATATTACCCTTGAACCGATTATTTCAAAATTATCGACACAGTTTTGGTTTTCTTCGGTCAGGAGGGCTTCAACAGGTCAATATGCGGCTGCGATTAAGGATAAACTTTCTTCGGTTGAAGTTGACATGGTTGCCGAGGTAGGTTCCTTGGATGTTTCAATCAGGGACGTTCTTAATTTGAGAGCCGGAGACGTTGTACGCTTACCCAACGTAAGGGTAGGGGATCCCTTTAAACTCACAGTAGGAAGCAGGCCTAAATTCTCCTGCCAGCCCGGTGTAAAGGGTAAAAAATTAGCAGTTCAGATTTTGGAAAAAATAGAAGATATTAGCGGTGATGAATTCGAAGAATTAACATCGGAAGGAGATGAGTTGTATGAGTGA
- a CDS encoding flagellar FlbD family protein, producing MIQVTRLNGTKYWINPHQIETIECNPDVTLQMLSGKFYVIKESPEEILEAIVAYRRKIGVFKNEL from the coding sequence ATGATACAGGTAACGCGGCTAAACGGAACAAAATATTGGATTAATCCTCATCAAATTGAAACGATAGAGTGCAATCCTGATGTTACGTTGCAAATGCTTTCAGGAAAGTTCTATGTGATTAAAGAAAGTCCTGAAGAGATTTTGGAGGCTATAGTCGCGTACCGCCGTAAAATAGGTGTATTTAAAAATGAGTTGTAG
- the fliP gene encoding flagellar type III secretion system pore protein FliP (The bacterial flagellar biogenesis protein FliP forms a type III secretion system (T3SS)-type pore required for flagellar assembly.), whose amino-acid sequence MKKRFLVVIFFVMVLFVPLQVFSQARFPEGSTAGRTDADPNRQAGRIPFIDFSIREPSTNKDVAFSVQLLIFITLISIAPSLLMLMTSFLRLSIVLDFVKRALSLQQVPPTQVLNGIAFFLTLFIMWPTFTQIYNNSYKPMSEGQIGIEEAYKEAEKPMRYFMYKQMQKNPAHIRTFMAMAKLPKPNTLADVPTHILIAAFILHELTIAFQIGIFLYLPFIIIDMIVASILMSMGMIMLPPIQISMPFKLILFVMVDGWGLLFGKLFESFL is encoded by the coding sequence ATGAAAAAAAGATTTTTAGTTGTAATCTTTTTCGTCATGGTCCTTTTTGTTCCGCTTCAGGTTTTTTCGCAAGCAAGGTTTCCTGAAGGCTCTACAGCCGGAAGAACGGATGCCGACCCTAACAGACAGGCTGGGCGCATTCCTTTTATCGATTTTTCGATACGGGAACCTTCCACAAATAAGGATGTGGCCTTTTCCGTTCAGCTTTTAATTTTTATTACTCTTATTTCGATAGCTCCGAGTCTTTTAATGCTGATGACGAGCTTTTTGCGTTTGAGTATTGTTTTGGATTTTGTGAAAAGGGCTTTGTCTTTGCAGCAAGTGCCTCCGACTCAGGTTTTAAACGGAATAGCTTTCTTTTTGACTCTTTTTATTATGTGGCCGACCTTCACTCAGATATACAATAATTCCTATAAACCTATGAGCGAGGGACAAATCGGAATAGAAGAAGCTTATAAAGAGGCGGAAAAACCTATGCGGTATTTTATGTACAAGCAAATGCAAAAAAATCCTGCACACATCCGTACCTTTATGGCTATGGCAAAACTCCCAAAGCCGAATACTCTTGCAGATGTTCCGACGCATATTTTGATTGCAGCCTTTATTCTGCATGAACTTACAATAGCTTTTCAGATAGGTATATTTTTGTACCTGCCCTTTATTATAATAGATATGATTGTGGCCAGTATACTTATGTCGATGGGTATGATAATGCTGCCTCCTATTCAAATATCTATGCCGTTTAAATTGATTCTTTTTGTTATGGTTGACGGCTGGGGCCTCCTTTTCGGTAAACTATTTGAATCTTTTTTATAG
- the motB gene encoding flagellar motor protein MotB: MARKKKHGAGAAGSGWLTTYADMVTLMLCFFVMLFEPSEIDVTQLLALSASISGDPTGGGLSVSAGRLSDLGNTISSLPSMEKGKMLATALKKAVSLFAPEIKTNKIAVTSDERGVVISLASDVFFYPGSAELNIAESRDTLLNLAQFLSSQDLASHRFRVEGHTDSGVTDSDVWKSNWELSSARAINILHSLTDFGAQESRFSVAGYADTRPIFSNDTAEGRAYNRRVDIIILDDAHF; the protein is encoded by the coding sequence ATGGCGAGGAAAAAGAAACACGGAGCGGGCGCCGCAGGAAGCGGATGGCTTACCACTTATGCAGATATGGTTACTCTCATGCTTTGCTTCTTCGTAATGCTTTTTGAGCCGTCTGAGATTGATGTAACTCAACTCTTGGCTCTTTCTGCGTCAATAAGCGGTGACCCGACGGGAGGCGGTCTTTCCGTTTCTGCCGGCAGACTTTCAGACCTTGGAAACACCATAAGCTCCCTGCCTTCAATGGAAAAAGGAAAGATGCTTGCGACGGCCTTAAAAAAAGCCGTTTCTCTTTTTGCTCCCGAAATTAAAACAAATAAAATTGCGGTTACAAGCGATGAAAGAGGAGTGGTAATAAGTTTGGCGTCGGACGTTTTCTTTTACCCGGGAAGTGCGGAGCTTAATATTGCCGAATCCAGAGACACACTTTTAAACCTCGCCCAATTTTTATCTTCTCAAGACCTTGCTTCTCATAGATTTAGGGTTGAAGGCCATACGGATTCCGGCGTAACGGATTCTGATGTATGGAAAAGTAATTGGGAGCTTTCATCTGCAAGAGCAATAAATATTTTGCACAGTCTTACAGATTTTGGAGCTCAAGAATCCCGGTTTTCTGTAGCCGGTTATGCGGACACACGTCCGATATTTTCGAATGATACGGCAGAAGGCAGAGCCTATAATAGGCGGGTTGATATAATTATTCTTGATGATGCACACTTTTAG
- the fliN gene encoding flagellar motor switch protein FliN, whose amino-acid sequence MSDGSISQDEIDALLSGVGGGGIAPAPAAGAGDDLASFKKTALLQFIKENIPGLSSNLESMTGKSVAISEPVIELSDRETFLRKVSEMAVATLIDFSGSMTGDHAFMMTPELAKKIVSLVNHEDSVEIDDMALSVISETIAQYVGTELSYLERAGLTGVSSAPAESSHVPKAMMRLPQRSFISVTYNVQLDDSAYQLWEILPEDVVDKIASAIAGPDPSMQTMGGDAGAQGMAAMGGMQNMGAMQNGMMGGMQMGAMQAGGPAQQMFGSGMAQGSPQQGGSMQAMNNMGMMPQMGMGANVQPVQFPPLQGFVSQEEQGNIGLIMDVYMEMTVELGRTKRMIKEILGMGEGHIIELDKLAGEPVDVLVNHKPIAKGEVVVIEESFGVRITEILSPAERISDI is encoded by the coding sequence ATGAGTGATGGTTCAATTTCTCAAGATGAAATAGATGCCTTGTTATCGGGAGTAGGCGGAGGCGGAATTGCACCGGCCCCTGCTGCAGGTGCAGGCGATGATTTGGCTAGTTTTAAAAAAACAGCCTTGCTTCAATTTATAAAAGAAAATATTCCGGGGCTATCTTCTAATTTGGAGTCTATGACCGGTAAAAGTGTCGCTATTTCGGAGCCGGTTATCGAGCTTTCAGATAGGGAGACCTTTTTAAGAAAGGTTTCCGAAATGGCGGTTGCGACCCTCATTGATTTTTCAGGATCTATGACAGGTGATCATGCCTTTATGATGACACCTGAGCTTGCAAAAAAAATAGTCAGCTTGGTTAACCATGAAGACAGCGTAGAAATAGACGATATGGCCCTTTCGGTTATAAGCGAGACAATAGCTCAATATGTCGGTACGGAACTTAGTTACCTTGAGCGTGCCGGGCTTACCGGCGTTTCATCTGCTCCGGCAGAATCTTCACATGTTCCTAAGGCTATGATGAGATTGCCTCAGCGCAGCTTTATAAGTGTCACGTATAATGTACAGCTTGATGACTCAGCATACCAATTATGGGAGATTCTTCCTGAAGATGTTGTCGATAAAATAGCTTCTGCTATTGCAGGGCCTGATCCTTCAATGCAGACTATGGGAGGAGATGCCGGAGCACAAGGCATGGCGGCAATGGGAGGTATGCAAAATATGGGCGCAATGCAAAACGGAATGATGGGCGGTATGCAGATGGGGGCTATGCAAGCAGGAGGCCCTGCACAGCAAATGTTCGGTTCCGGTATGGCCCAAGGATCGCCTCAGCAAGGAGGAAGTATGCAGGCTATGAATAATATGGGCATGATGCCTCAAATGGGAATGGGCGCTAATGTTCAGCCTGTTCAATTTCCGCCCCTTCAGGGTTTTGTAAGTCAGGAAGAGCAGGGTAATATCGGTCTTATCATGGACGTCTACATGGAAATGACCGTAGAATTAGGGCGCACAAAGCGAATGATTAAAGAAATCCTCGGAATGGGTGAGGGGCACATTATTGAGCTTGATAAGCTTGCCGGTGAACCTGTCGATGTTCTTGTAAACCACAAACCTATAGCCAAGGGCGAGGTTGTAGTTATAGAAGAAAGTTTCGGTGTCCGTATTACCGAAATTTTGTCTCCGGCGGAGCGTATTTCGGATATATAA
- a CDS encoding sodium:alanine symporter family protein: MNTLIESLSSFADWLWGPPLLILLVGGGFLITLRLGFFQFKYLGFILKQTFGKIFTKGEGTGTVTPFQAATAALASSIGAANIVVVPTIIFAAGPGAVFWMWVTAILGQATKFAEIVLGIKYREQNALQEYVGGPAYYLKKGIGGKIGKVLGFCVSFFFMLEILPSITLQTLSAVGPIEKLGESFFNTDIAATRYVAIGFIFVLVGLVVYGGIKRISKVTEYLVPFMALLYTVCSLIIILINIKNVPSAFKMIFIGAFNPAAIAGGSIGGGILLAIQKGVARGVYSNEAGMGSAPYAHSTAITDHPCRQGMWGVFEVLVDTLLVCTMSALVVLTTGIWKQSEFSSIAVERAFNLSFGFTGSVIISISLFLFVLSTILVIVYYCEKCAEYCFGTFIGKLVRFIATLMIAAAAFIKFEHAGFILDITLALVVIPNMVGIIWLNKEVKELAEDFFKNKKYNPGQKK, from the coding sequence ATGAATACTTTAATTGAAAGTCTTAGCAGCTTTGCAGATTGGCTTTGGGGGCCGCCGCTATTAATTCTACTTGTCGGCGGAGGTTTTTTGATTACTTTGCGTTTGGGGTTTTTCCAGTTTAAATATTTGGGATTTATCTTGAAGCAAACATTTGGTAAGATATTTACCAAAGGAGAAGGAACAGGTACCGTAACTCCATTTCAAGCGGCAACGGCTGCTTTGGCATCATCGATAGGAGCTGCCAATATTGTTGTAGTTCCTACTATTATCTTTGCAGCAGGCCCGGGTGCCGTTTTTTGGATGTGGGTAACAGCTATTTTAGGGCAGGCTACAAAGTTTGCGGAAATTGTTCTCGGCATTAAATACCGCGAACAAAATGCCTTACAAGAGTATGTGGGCGGTCCTGCATACTACTTAAAAAAAGGAATAGGAGGAAAAATAGGTAAGGTTTTAGGATTTTGTGTATCCTTTTTCTTTATGCTTGAAATATTACCTTCAATTACATTGCAAACATTGTCTGCTGTAGGCCCCATCGAAAAGCTGGGAGAGAGTTTTTTTAATACCGATATTGCTGCAACCCGCTATGTTGCTATCGGATTTATTTTTGTGCTTGTAGGATTGGTTGTATACGGCGGTATCAAACGTATAAGCAAGGTAACGGAATACCTTGTTCCGTTTATGGCTCTGTTATATACAGTATGTTCTTTGATAATTATTTTGATAAACATTAAAAATGTTCCGTCGGCATTTAAGATGATTTTTATCGGAGCCTTTAATCCTGCTGCAATTGCAGGAGGAAGTATAGGAGGCGGAATTTTATTGGCTATTCAAAAGGGTGTTGCCCGCGGAGTTTATTCCAACGAAGCCGGTATGGGGTCTGCCCCTTACGCACATTCAACGGCAATTACCGACCATCCTTGTAGACAGGGTATGTGGGGTGTTTTTGAAGTGCTTGTGGACACCCTTCTTGTTTGTACAATGTCTGCATTAGTTGTATTAACAACAGGAATATGGAAACAAAGCGAATTTTCAAGTATTGCCGTAGAAAGAGCTTTTAATCTTTCCTTTGGGTTTACCGGTTCTGTTATCATATCTATTTCGCTTTTCTTATTTGTTTTATCTACTATTTTGGTAATTGTTTACTATTGTGAAAAATGTGCGGAATATTGTTTTGGAACATTTATAGGAAAATTAGTTAGATTCATTGCTACTTTAATGATTGCTGCGGCAGCTTTTATAAAATTTGAACATGCAGGCTTTATACTCGATATAACCCTTGCCCTCGTTGTTATTCCAAACATGGTAGGAATTATATGGCTTAACAAAGAAGTCAAAGAACTTGCTGAAGATTTTTTTAAAAATAAAAAATATAATCCGGGGCAGAAAAAATAA
- the flgE gene encoding flagellar hook protein FlgE, whose translation MMRSLFSGVTGMQNHQTRMDVIGNNVANVNTTGFKRGRVNFQDLISQQLSGAARPTEELGGVNPKEVGLGMMVASIDTIFTQGALQTTGVNTDLAIQGNGFFILKDGEKTFYTRAGAFGIDKDGTLVNPANGMRVQGWMAEEADGFRIINTSGQTEDLNIPIGQKLDAKATTSVNYACNLDKRLPELPEGANRAQILESTWSTEFKVYDSFGEAHELQIDFARIPGEVNAWQATVNVDPTNAEATATRVGIGTTDGVQNNFIVRFDNNGHLASVTDTAGNVTAPAGQVLVQISYNVVGANPDEAGAPTRHTFDVNLGEIGTSKNTITQFSDKSTTKAYEQDGYTLGYLENFRIDQSGIITGVYSNGVRQEIGQIAMAGFANQGGLEKAGQNTYVQSNNSGIANISTSGTVGKGYFIGGTLEMSNVDLTDQFVDMIVTQKGFQAGAKTIQTSDTMLETVLNLKR comes from the coding sequence ATGATGAGATCATTATTTTCGGGTGTTACCGGAATGCAAAATCACCAAACAAGAATGGACGTTATCGGAAATAACGTAGCTAACGTAAATACAACAGGTTTTAAAAGAGGAAGAGTAAACTTCCAAGATTTAATTTCACAGCAATTAAGCGGTGCAGCCCGTCCTACCGAGGAACTTGGAGGTGTAAACCCTAAAGAAGTCGGCTTAGGTATGATGGTAGCAAGTATCGACACAATCTTTACACAGGGAGCCTTGCAGACAACGGGAGTCAACACCGACCTTGCAATTCAAGGAAACGGCTTCTTTATTCTTAAAGACGGAGAAAAAACTTTTTATACAAGGGCCGGTGCCTTCGGTATCGATAAGGACGGAACTTTGGTAAATCCCGCAAACGGAATGAGAGTTCAGGGCTGGATGGCTGAAGAAGCCGATGGGTTTAGGATAATCAATACCTCAGGCCAGACAGAAGATTTAAACATTCCGATAGGTCAAAAACTTGATGCAAAGGCTACTACAAGTGTAAACTATGCTTGTAACCTTGATAAAAGATTACCCGAATTACCCGAAGGAGCAAACCGGGCTCAGATTTTGGAATCCACATGGTCTACCGAATTTAAGGTTTATGACAGCTTCGGTGAAGCCCATGAACTTCAAATCGATTTTGCAAGAATTCCGGGAGAGGTCAATGCTTGGCAGGCAACCGTAAATGTTGATCCGACAAATGCAGAAGCTACTGCTACCCGTGTAGGAATCGGAACAACCGACGGTGTCCAAAATAATTTTATAGTCCGCTTTGACAATAACGGACATCTTGCCTCCGTTACCGACACTGCCGGAAACGTAACAGCACCTGCAGGACAAGTTTTGGTTCAAATTTCTTACAATGTAGTAGGTGCAAACCCCGATGAGGCAGGAGCTCCTACAAGACACACATTTGACGTAAATTTAGGCGAAATCGGTACTTCCAAAAATACTATAACTCAGTTTTCCGATAAGAGCACCACTAAGGCTTACGAACAGGACGGATATACTCTGGGATACCTTGAAAACTTCAGAATAGACCAGAGCGGTATTATAACCGGCGTTTACTCCAACGGTGTAAGACAGGAAATAGGGCAGATAGCCATGGCCGGTTTTGCTAATCAGGGCGGTCTTGAAAAGGCCGGACAAAACACCTATGTTCAGTCCAACAACTCAGGCATTGCAAATATTTCTACATCGGGAACAGTAGGCAAGGGCTACTTTATCGGTGGAACCCTCGAAATGAGTAACGTTGACTTGACCGACCAATTTGTAGACATGATCGTAACTCAAAAAGGCTTTCAGGCAGGAGCTAAAACAATACAAACTTCAGATACAATGCTTGAAACAGTCTTGAACTTGAAACGATAG